From a region of the Helianthus annuus cultivar XRQ/B chromosome 5, HanXRQr2.0-SUNRISE, whole genome shotgun sequence genome:
- the LOC110941599 gene encoding probable protein phosphatase 2C 60, producing MGVYLSTPKTDKTSEDGENEKLRYGVSSMQGWRTSMEDAHAALLDLDNSTSFFGVYDGHGGQAVSKFCAKFLHQQVLKHEAYSAGDIGTAAQKSFLRMDEMMCGQRGWRELAILGNKMDQFGGMIEGLIWSPRSGNLKATEDDWSSEEGPHSSYDGPTCGSTACVAIIRNNQLVVANAGDSRCVISRKGQAYNLSRDHKPDHEVEKERIYTAGGYIQYGRVNGSLNLARAIGDMELKRNTTLPPEKQILTANPDINTVELCEDDDFLVLACDGIWDCMSSQQLVDFVHEQLKTESKLSAVCEKVFDRCLAPTSGGEGCDNMTMILVQFKKPKSGPSTSQPMDSSNDQEVPGSNSP from the exons ATGGGGGTATATTTAAGTACTCCGAAAACCGATAAGACTTCTGAAGATGGTGAGAATGAGAAACTGAGATATGGAGTGTCGTCCATGCAAGGGTGGCGCACGTCGATGGAGGATGCT CATGCTGCTTTACTTGATTTGGACAACTCCACATCTTTCTTTGGTGTTTATGATGGCCATGGAG GTCAGGCAGTCTCTAAGTTCTGTGCCAAGTTTCTTCACCAACAAGTGCTCAAGCATGAAGCGTATTCTGCTGGTGATATTGGCACTGCAGCCCAGAAATCTTTTCTCAG AATGGATGAGATGATGTGTGGGCAACGTGGGTGGAGAGAGCTAGCTATATTGGGAAATAAAATGGATCAATTCGGTGGCATGATAGAAGGCTTAATTTGGTCACCAAGGAGCGGTAATTTAAAAGCAACGGAGGATGATTGGTCTTCTGAGGAG GGACCACACTCTAGTTACGATGGACCGACGTGTGGAAGCACAGCTTGTGTTGCAATCATCCGTAATAACCAACTTGTTGTAGCGAATGCTGGCGATTCTCGATGTGTGATATCCCGAAAGGGTCAG GCTTATAATTTGTCAAGGGATCATAAGCCTGATCATGAGGTTGAGAAAGAAAGGATATATACAGCTGGTGGTTATATTCAATACGGTCGAGTTAACGGGAGTCTAAACTTGGCTAGAGCTATTG GTGACATGGAGCTGAAAAGGAATacaacacttccacctgaaaagCAAATTTTAACTGCCAATCCTGATATAAACACA GTTGAGCTTTGCGAGGATGATGATTTTCTTGTTCTTGCTTGTGATGGGATAtg GGATTGCATGTCAAGCCAACAACTGGTAGACTTTGTTCATGAACAATTAAAAACT GAAAGTAAGCTCTCAGCGGTGTGTGAGAAGGTCTTCGATAGGTGTTTGGCACCCACATCTGGTGGGGAAGGGTGTGACAATATGACTATGATCTTAGTCCAGTTCAAGAAACCAAAATCCGGTCCGTCCACTTCACAACCAATGGATTCATCTAACGATCAAGAAGTGCCCGGATCAAACTCGCCGTAG